One region of Aestuariirhabdus haliotis genomic DNA includes:
- the plsX gene encoding phosphate acyltransferase PlsX produces the protein MATTVALDAMSGDLGPREAVSAAVNSLQEHSDLSLILVGDTPVLRQHLSDCPPYDNNRLSIVHASDVVTMNDKPSVALRSKRASSMRIALEQVSLGAAQACVSCGNTGALMALGRFLIKTFPGIDRPAIITRLPTVANCTYMLDLGANVDCTAEHLYQFAVMGAAMHEALHGTPNPSVRLLNVGAEEMKGNEQVRLSAQLIQDNEALNYQGFIEGSDLFSGSCDLIVCDGFVGNVALKTSEGLARLLRSNIQKMAGRNWYTRLASRLLKPYINQLMMSSDPDRYNGASLLGLQGIVIKSHGQSDSQRIEQAIRQAIIEAQNDVPRLLNDQLEHLLV, from the coding sequence ATGGCAACAACGGTTGCCCTTGATGCGATGAGCGGGGACCTCGGTCCCCGCGAAGCAGTTTCTGCTGCAGTTAATAGCCTGCAGGAACACAGCGACCTTTCCCTTATTCTAGTAGGGGATACCCCCGTCCTGAGACAGCACCTCAGCGACTGTCCTCCTTACGACAATAACCGCCTTTCTATCGTCCACGCATCCGATGTGGTCACGATGAATGACAAACCCTCCGTTGCCCTTAGAAGCAAGCGAGCCTCGTCAATGCGCATTGCGCTGGAACAGGTATCACTTGGGGCGGCTCAAGCCTGTGTAAGCTGTGGTAATACCGGCGCCCTGATGGCACTTGGTCGCTTTTTAATCAAAACCTTTCCAGGTATTGATCGCCCGGCCATCATCACTCGCTTACCCACCGTTGCAAACTGTACCTACATGCTTGATCTTGGCGCTAATGTTGACTGCACAGCTGAGCACCTTTATCAATTTGCCGTTATGGGCGCGGCGATGCATGAGGCATTGCATGGAACTCCAAATCCCAGTGTGCGCCTGCTCAATGTTGGCGCAGAAGAGATGAAAGGTAACGAACAGGTGCGACTGAGCGCCCAGCTCATCCAGGATAACGAAGCGCTAAACTATCAAGGTTTTATTGAAGGTTCAGACCTCTTCTCGGGCTCTTGTGACCTGATCGTTTGCGATGGCTTTGTTGGTAACGTTGCTCTTAAAACCAGTGAAGGCCTCGCACGTTTGTTGCGCAGTAATATCCAGAAAATGGCAGGGCGAAATTGGTATACCCGACTGGCAAGCCGCCTACTGAAGCCATACATCAATCAACTGATGATGAGCAGCGACCCTGACCGTTACAATGGTGCCAGTCTGTTAGGTTTACAGGGCATAGTCATCAAGAGCCACGGCCAATCAGACAGTCAACGGATAGAGCAGGCCATACGCCAAGCCATTATCGAAGCTCAAAATGATGTGCCACGATTACTGAACGATCAACTTGAGCACCTTCTGGTTTAA
- the fabD gene encoding ACP S-malonyltransferase, whose protein sequence is MSNHLAFVFPGQGSQQVGMLTDIYEQETIVRSTFSEASDALGVDLTKLILEGPAEQLNSTENTQPALLTCSVALWRLWQQRGGAIPAYMAGHSLGEYSALTCAESLSLGEAVKIVHLRGQLMQQAVPVGEGAMAAILGLTDEQVREACQQAANDGVVSAVNYNSPGQVVIAGSTSAVNRAINLCKEAGAKRALPLPVSVPSHCDLMKPAAQQLAETLNKIPFEAPQIPVVQNVTADIAGTPEQVRSNLLEQLYSPVLWVDSVQYLNNKGITHLVECGPGKVLSGLAKRIDRSLSASSLESLDAFNKSIDATA, encoded by the coding sequence ATGAGCAACCATCTAGCGTTTGTATTCCCGGGACAGGGCTCCCAACAAGTCGGCATGCTGACCGATATCTACGAACAGGAAACCATTGTTCGCAGCACTTTTTCTGAAGCTTCCGACGCTCTTGGTGTAGATCTGACCAAACTGATATTGGAAGGCCCAGCTGAGCAGCTGAATTCCACTGAGAACACCCAGCCGGCACTATTGACTTGCAGTGTTGCTCTTTGGCGACTTTGGCAGCAGCGCGGAGGAGCCATCCCCGCTTATATGGCAGGTCACAGCCTTGGGGAATACTCGGCACTTACTTGCGCAGAAAGCCTGAGCCTTGGTGAGGCGGTAAAAATTGTTCACCTTCGCGGCCAACTGATGCAGCAGGCTGTACCTGTGGGAGAGGGTGCGATGGCAGCGATTCTTGGCTTGACCGACGAACAGGTGCGGGAGGCCTGCCAGCAGGCGGCCAACGATGGAGTTGTCAGCGCCGTTAACTACAATTCACCCGGTCAGGTTGTCATTGCAGGAAGCACCTCCGCGGTTAATCGTGCTATCAACCTCTGCAAGGAAGCTGGCGCAAAGCGTGCCTTACCGCTTCCAGTCAGCGTTCCTTCTCATTGCGATTTGATGAAACCCGCTGCGCAGCAGTTGGCTGAGACATTGAACAAGATACCGTTTGAGGCACCTCAAATTCCAGTGGTGCAAAATGTTACTGCCGACATTGCCGGCACACCTGAGCAGGTACGTAGTAACCTCCTCGAGCAGCTTTATAGCCCTGTTTTATGGGTTGATAGCGTTCAGTATTTAAACAATAAGGGCATCACTCACCTGGTTGAATGCGGCCCTGGAAAGGTGTTATCCGGACTCGCCAAACGGATAGATAGAAGCCTAAGCGCTTCATCCCTCGAAAGCTTGGATGCCTTCAATAAATCAATAGATGCAACCGCATAA
- the fabG gene encoding 3-oxoacyl-ACP reductase FabG, which translates to MSLNGKVALVTGASRGIGQAISLELGRLGATVIGTATSDAGAEKISATLREQGITGCGMTLNVCDDASIAAIVKAITEQYEAPQILVNNAGITQDNILMRMKDAQWDDVINTNLSSIFKLSKACLRGMTKARWGRIINISSVVGSMGNLGQTNYAAAKAGVEGFSRSLAREIGSRGITVNSVAPGFIDTDMTKELPDEHKEHMLAQIPAARLGRPEEIAAAVAFLAGEGGGYVTGETLHVNGGMYMS; encoded by the coding sequence ATGAGTTTAAATGGAAAAGTAGCTCTGGTAACCGGTGCTAGCCGAGGCATTGGTCAGGCAATTTCGCTTGAACTTGGTCGTCTCGGTGCGACCGTTATCGGCACGGCAACAAGTGATGCCGGCGCCGAGAAAATCTCTGCCACACTTCGCGAACAGGGCATTACCGGTTGCGGCATGACACTCAATGTTTGCGATGATGCTTCTATTGCAGCCATTGTCAAAGCGATCACCGAGCAATATGAGGCCCCGCAGATTCTCGTTAATAATGCCGGAATTACTCAGGACAATATCCTGATGCGCATGAAAGATGCCCAATGGGATGATGTGATTAACACAAACCTAAGTTCTATTTTCAAGCTCAGCAAAGCCTGCTTGCGCGGCATGACCAAGGCTCGCTGGGGTCGAATTATCAATATTAGCTCTGTGGTCGGTTCGATGGGAAACCTTGGGCAAACCAATTATGCCGCAGCCAAAGCGGGTGTCGAAGGCTTCAGTCGTTCGCTGGCCCGTGAAATCGGTTCTCGTGGCATAACAGTTAATTCGGTTGCACCTGGCTTTATTGACACCGATATGACCAAAGAACTACCCGATGAACACAAAGAGCATATGCTGGCGCAAATTCCAGCAGCCCGCCTGGGTAGGCCCGAAGAGATTGCCGCTGCAGTGGCTTTTCTAGCCGGTGAAGGCGGCGGATATGTAACCGGTGAAACCCTGCATGTAAATGGCGGAATGTACATGAGTTAG
- the acpP gene encoding acyl carrier protein → MSTIEERVKKIVCEQLGVKEEEVNNSSSFVEDLGADSLDTVELVMALEEEFETEIPDEEAEKITTVQEAIDYVIAHQ, encoded by the coding sequence ATGAGTACCATCGAAGAACGCGTCAAAAAGATTGTCTGCGAACAACTTGGCGTCAAAGAAGAAGAAGTTAATAACAGCTCATCGTTCGTAGAAGACCTTGGCGCTGACTCTCTTGATACCGTTGAACTGGTAATGGCTTTGGAAGAGGAATTCGAAACTGAAATTCCTGACGAAGAAGCAGAGAAGATTACCACTGTTCAGGAAGCTATCGATTACGTGATTGCACATCAGTAA
- the fabF gene encoding beta-ketoacyl-ACP synthase II — MARRRVVVTGLGMLTPLGATVQTSWDGILAGRSGIAAIEHFDASAYNTRISGQVDGFDVTDYMAAKDARKIDIFLQYGIAAASQAITDSGVEINEQNARRAGVVMGSGIGGLSMIEETASTLINSGPRRISPFFVPGAIINMISGRLSIMYGLKGPNYAIATACTTGTHCIGMAARNIAYGEADIMIAGGAEKASCELGMAGFSAARAMSTRNDAPSAASRPWDQDRDGFVLGDGAGALVLEEYEHAVNRGARIYAELTGFGMSGDAFHMTAPPENGEGAAASMLNAIDDAALQPAQIDYINAHGTSTPAGDIAESQAVEAVMGDHAAQVAVSSTKSMIGHLLGAAGAVEAIFSILSIRDQIAPPTINLDNPGEGCRLDYVPNQARKMNITHALSNSFGFGGTNGSLLFSRIES; from the coding sequence GTGGCACGTCGGCGTGTAGTGGTTACCGGATTAGGCATGCTCACCCCTCTGGGAGCAACCGTACAAACAAGCTGGGATGGCATTCTTGCCGGCCGTAGCGGTATTGCTGCGATCGAGCATTTTGATGCCTCGGCCTACAATACCCGTATCTCTGGTCAAGTGGACGGCTTTGATGTTACCGACTACATGGCCGCCAAAGATGCGAGGAAGATCGATATCTTTTTGCAATATGGCATCGCTGCAGCCTCCCAGGCAATCACCGATTCTGGAGTCGAGATCAACGAGCAGAATGCTCGTCGCGCGGGTGTTGTAATGGGCTCGGGCATTGGCGGCCTTAGCATGATCGAAGAGACGGCCAGCACATTGATTAACAGTGGCCCTCGACGCATCTCACCATTTTTTGTGCCTGGCGCCATTATCAATATGATCAGCGGCAGGCTGTCGATCATGTATGGCCTTAAAGGGCCTAATTACGCTATTGCTACCGCTTGTACTACTGGAACTCATTGCATCGGTATGGCGGCACGAAATATCGCTTACGGCGAAGCAGACATCATGATTGCTGGCGGGGCCGAAAAGGCATCTTGCGAGCTGGGCATGGCCGGTTTTTCTGCGGCTCGAGCAATGTCAACTCGTAACGACGCACCCTCTGCAGCCAGTCGCCCCTGGGATCAAGATCGTGACGGCTTTGTGCTAGGCGATGGCGCCGGTGCACTGGTGCTTGAAGAGTACGAACACGCAGTGAACCGTGGCGCTCGGATTTATGCCGAACTGACCGGTTTTGGCATGAGTGGCGATGCCTTTCATATGACAGCACCGCCCGAAAATGGTGAGGGCGCCGCTGCATCCATGCTGAATGCGATAGATGATGCCGCACTCCAACCCGCTCAAATCGATTACATCAATGCCCACGGCACCTCTACGCCGGCCGGCGATATTGCCGAAAGTCAGGCCGTTGAAGCCGTTATGGGGGATCATGCCGCGCAGGTAGCGGTCAGCTCCACCAAATCGATGATAGGGCACTTGCTGGGCGCGGCTGGCGCCGTAGAAGCTATATTCAGTATTTTGTCGATTCGGGATCAAATTGCCCCCCCGACCATCAACCTGGATAACCCTGGGGAGGGTTGCCGTCTCGATTATGTGCCAAACCAGGCTCGCAAAATGAACATCACTCATGCTCTGTCTAACTCATTTGGCTTTGGTGGCACCAACGGCTCGCTACTGTTTTCCAGAATAGAGTCCTGA
- the pabC gene encoding aminodeoxychorismate lyase → MQPLWLNGKPQAAISVLDRGLAYGDGVFETLRIHNTSPSLFYLHIDRLSSSCERLNIQLDLAVLLREIEAYIQQYSITSGVLKIIITRGSGGRGYNPAGCDEHRRILASFQAPEYPETHSKQGIRLFDCQTRLGISPATAGMKHLNRLEQVLARSEWNSDEFAEGLMQDIDLKPVEGTMSNLFVVSGGTLSTPDLSQSGVAGVCREFILRQAKIEKLDVAITSLSLEDMYNAEEVFVCNSVAGVWPVISYQNRSWPVGKLTKRIQGWVNKAIYR, encoded by the coding sequence ATGCAGCCGCTCTGGCTAAACGGGAAGCCTCAGGCCGCGATCAGCGTATTGGATCGTGGTCTGGCTTACGGTGACGGAGTGTTTGAGACCCTTCGTATTCACAATACCAGCCCCAGTCTGTTTTATCTGCACATAGATCGATTATCAAGCAGCTGCGAGCGCCTCAATATTCAGCTGGATCTCGCAGTGCTATTGCGAGAAATTGAGGCCTATATCCAGCAGTATTCGATAACGTCCGGAGTGCTTAAAATCATCATCACTCGAGGTTCTGGTGGCCGGGGTTACAACCCCGCCGGCTGCGATGAGCATCGGCGAATATTGGCCTCTTTCCAAGCCCCCGAGTATCCGGAGACACATAGTAAGCAAGGCATCCGGCTTTTTGATTGCCAGACTCGCCTTGGAATCTCACCGGCAACGGCAGGCATGAAGCACCTTAATCGACTCGAACAGGTACTGGCACGCTCTGAATGGAACTCTGACGAATTCGCGGAAGGGCTTATGCAGGATATTGATCTCAAGCCTGTAGAGGGCACCATGAGCAACCTGTTCGTCGTTTCTGGTGGCACGCTTTCTACTCCCGATCTCAGCCAGAGCGGTGTTGCCGGAGTCTGCCGAGAATTTATCTTAAGGCAGGCAAAAATTGAGAAGCTGGACGTCGCAATAACATCACTATCACTGGAAGATATGTATAACGCAGAGGAAGTATTCGTCTGTAACAGCGTAGCGGGAGTTTGGCCCGTGATTAGCTATCAAAACAGGAGTTGGCCTGTCGGGAAGCTAACAAAGCGCATTCAAGGCTGGGTTAATAAGGCAATCTATAGATGA
- the mltG gene encoding endolytic transglycosylase MltG gives MIKRLGIAAILLLLIGIASIFLARQCINNFATSVLSNPQEIIIEVARGSSIKSLSRKLAAQGLIDNPLWFEWYGRLRGDAARIQSGRYLVPADTRVSELMDMLVKGRVQQLSLTLVEGTTVKDALNAIQSHPEIQASQSPLDPEALAKTLNINGNPEGQLFPDTYFFTANTPTAQLAKRAHQRLQSVLAEEWSQRAEDLPYESPYEALIMASIVERETGVPAERGEIAGVFVRRLKKGMRLQTDPTVIYGLGDQYQGNITRKHLNDYTPYNTYRIKGLPPTPIALAGREAIHAALHPKPGTSLYFVARGDGSHQFSSTLEEHNRAVRQYQLKRRKDYRSSPADGVSSQ, from the coding sequence ATGATAAAACGTTTAGGTATCGCGGCTATTCTATTGTTATTAATAGGAATAGCTTCAATATTTTTAGCCAGGCAATGCATTAATAACTTTGCCACAAGCGTGCTTTCCAACCCCCAGGAGATCATTATTGAAGTCGCTCGAGGCAGCTCCATAAAGTCACTTTCACGCAAGCTAGCCGCGCAAGGACTCATTGATAACCCTCTCTGGTTTGAATGGTATGGTCGCTTAAGGGGGGATGCCGCTCGTATTCAGTCCGGCCGTTATCTGGTTCCTGCCGACACCCGGGTTTCAGAATTAATGGACATGCTGGTTAAGGGGCGTGTTCAGCAGCTCAGTCTGACTCTGGTCGAGGGCACTACCGTTAAAGATGCTCTCAATGCCATCCAGAGCCACCCCGAAATTCAAGCTAGCCAATCACCGCTTGACCCAGAAGCGTTAGCGAAAACGTTAAACATCAATGGCAATCCGGAAGGCCAGTTATTCCCGGATACCTACTTTTTTACAGCGAACACTCCAACAGCGCAATTGGCCAAGCGTGCTCATCAACGTTTGCAGTCTGTACTGGCGGAAGAGTGGTCTCAGCGGGCCGAGGATTTGCCCTATGAATCGCCGTACGAAGCACTAATCATGGCTTCCATAGTAGAGCGAGAGACCGGGGTTCCAGCGGAGCGAGGCGAGATTGCCGGTGTTTTCGTTCGGCGACTGAAGAAGGGGATGCGCCTGCAAACCGATCCTACGGTTATCTATGGTCTCGGTGATCAATATCAGGGTAATATTACCCGAAAGCACCTGAACGATTACACCCCCTATAACACCTACCGCATTAAGGGCCTGCCACCAACGCCTATCGCACTGGCTGGCCGAGAAGCGATTCATGCAGCCTTGCATCCCAAACCGGGAACCAGCCTCTACTTCGTCGCCCGCGGAGATGGCAGTCATCAGTTTTCTTCCACGTTGGAAGAACATAATCGTGCGGTCAGGCAATACCAGCTAAAGCGAAGAAAGGACTATAGATCCTCACCAGCCGACGGAGTTTCCTCTCAATGA
- the tmk gene encoding dTMP kinase has translation MRRKQAQFITIEGGEGAGKSTNIAVIQACLQTAGIDYLHTREPGGTPLAEEIRNLLLTQRTEQVAPDAELLMAFAARAQHLNQVIWPALEAGTTVLCDRFTDATFAYQGAGRGIEDTKITQLEQLVQQGLQPDLTLLFDLPVEVGLERARQRGDLDRFESEQLAFFERVREGYLARASLNPQRFEIIDASQDLAAVASQVREVMSRRLSQTNG, from the coding sequence ATGAGACGAAAACAAGCTCAATTTATCACCATCGAAGGCGGGGAAGGGGCCGGCAAAAGCACCAACATTGCGGTTATCCAGGCTTGCCTGCAAACCGCTGGTATCGACTACCTACACACAAGAGAGCCCGGTGGTACACCCTTAGCGGAAGAAATTCGTAATTTGTTGCTTACCCAGAGGACAGAGCAGGTGGCTCCCGATGCCGAGTTATTGATGGCGTTTGCTGCCAGAGCCCAGCACCTTAATCAGGTAATCTGGCCAGCCCTCGAAGCCGGCACCACGGTACTTTGCGATCGATTTACAGACGCTACCTTCGCTTATCAGGGCGCAGGTCGTGGCATCGAAGACACTAAGATTACTCAATTGGAACAGCTGGTCCAGCAAGGACTACAACCCGATCTGACCCTGCTGTTTGATCTACCCGTTGAAGTTGGGTTGGAAAGAGCCCGCCAACGGGGCGATCTGGACCGCTTTGAAAGTGAACAGCTCGCATTCTTCGAAAGGGTTCGAGAGGGCTATCTGGCCCGCGCCAGCCTAAATCCGCAACGCTTTGAGATCATTGATGCCTCCCAAGATCTGGCCGCCGTGGCCAGTCAGGTCCGAGAGGTAATGTCACGCCGCCTGAGTCAAACCAATGGATAA
- a CDS encoding DNA polymerase III subunit delta', whose translation MDNDAASTHLHPYPWHAEQWQRLCNLRHSETLPHAYLLKGAQGGGKFRFACAFAGYMLCPTPQGDAACGQCKSCQLYRSGNHPDIKVLQPEEKSKVVKVDQVRQVIDFASKTAQQGGYRIIIINPAEAMNSNAANALLKSLEEPGENTLILLVTARQNSMLATINSRCQQLAFPLPDRTETLDWLSGLSKAGREDLELILTLADGQPLTALQYANDQILKERARLIEEIGSITKGQNSPVDIAQRWKDQNTTELLGWVSGWLVDIAKIQQAGSSAVLNNPDLAAMAGYIAGKSTPQALFALQRWVNEQRALSQGSANLNKQLMLEDLLVRWLHLTLG comes from the coding sequence ATGGATAATGACGCAGCCTCAACTCACCTGCACCCTTATCCCTGGCACGCAGAGCAGTGGCAGCGGCTTTGTAACCTACGTCATTCAGAGACATTGCCCCATGCCTACCTGCTCAAAGGAGCGCAAGGCGGCGGCAAATTCCGATTTGCCTGTGCTTTTGCAGGCTATATGCTGTGTCCTACCCCGCAGGGTGATGCTGCCTGCGGTCAGTGCAAAAGTTGTCAGCTGTACCGCTCAGGTAACCATCCCGATATTAAAGTCTTGCAGCCGGAAGAGAAGAGCAAAGTTGTTAAAGTTGACCAGGTTAGACAGGTGATAGACTTTGCCTCCAAAACTGCCCAGCAGGGTGGTTACCGCATTATCATCATCAATCCCGCGGAGGCGATGAACAGCAACGCAGCGAATGCGCTGCTGAAATCCCTTGAAGAGCCTGGTGAAAACACCTTGATATTACTGGTTACTGCGCGACAGAACTCGATGCTGGCAACCATCAACAGTCGCTGTCAGCAGCTGGCTTTTCCGCTGCCCGATCGCACTGAAACCCTGGATTGGCTATCGGGCCTATCGAAAGCGGGTCGTGAGGACCTTGAGCTCATACTGACCCTTGCCGATGGTCAACCGCTGACCGCACTGCAATATGCCAACGACCAGATATTGAAAGAGCGTGCTCGCCTGATAGAAGAGATAGGCTCCATCACCAAAGGTCAGAATTCCCCCGTTGACATCGCCCAACGCTGGAAAGACCAGAATACAACTGAGCTATTGGGCTGGGTCTCCGGCTGGTTGGTTGATATCGCCAAAATTCAGCAAGCTGGCAGCTCAGCCGTACTGAATAATCCTGACCTGGCCGCTATGGCAGGCTATATTGCCGGTAAGTCAACGCCTCAGGCACTGTTTGCATTGCAGCGCTGGGTCAATGAACAGCGCGCCTTGAGCCAAGGGTCTGCTAACCTTAATAAACAATTGATGCTGGAAGACCTGCTCGTTCGCTGGCTACATTTAACTCTGGGCTAA
- a CDS encoding PilZ domain-containing protein, with protein sequence MNQAKPSPRNGILSLTIKDKAVLYAAYMPFVSNGGLFIPTNKNYGLGDEVFMLLNLMDEAEKIPVAGKVVWVTPRGAQSNRAAGIGVQFNEKDEVARNKIETYLAGALESDRPTHTM encoded by the coding sequence ATGAATCAAGCTAAGCCATCACCTCGTAACGGAATACTCTCACTGACCATCAAGGATAAGGCCGTTCTATACGCTGCCTACATGCCCTTTGTCAGTAACGGAGGGCTGTTTATTCCTACCAATAAAAACTACGGTTTGGGTGACGAAGTGTTTATGCTTTTAAACCTGATGGACGAGGCAGAGAAAATTCCAGTGGCTGGAAAAGTCGTCTGGGTAACACCCCGAGGGGCTCAAAGTAATCGCGCCGCAGGTATTGGGGTACAGTTTAATGAGAAAGATGAAGTGGCCCGCAATAAGATCGAGACTTACCTCGCTGGTGCCCTCGAATCGGATCGGCCTACCCACACGATGTAA
- a CDS encoding acetoacetate--CoA ligase, protein MDQPLWAPSEKRVSQANLTMFREAVNRKYSQNLQDYWDLHRWSVDHNEHFWEHLVQHDEVQFSRKADAVLANSDAMPGAKWFPGSKLNFAENLLRRRDNHPALIFCGENGERRELSYAALYESVSQLAQGLKNRGIEKGDRVAGFMPNCMETVIAMLATTSLGAVWSSCSPDFGINGVIDRFGQIEPKILFTTDGYYYNGKTLDSLAKVAQIESLIGSIDAVIVVPFVSSTPDLSVLNKGVGWGQELVNEAPSLEFEPLAFDDPLYIMYSSGTTGVPKCIVHGVGGTLLQHRKEHLLHVDLKPDDVLFYYTTCGWMMWNWLVSGLASGATLVLYDGSPFYPEPCSLMDMAEREKISIFGTSAKYIAALEKAGVSPIQTHQLPALRAILSTGSPLSHESFDYVYRDIKQDLCLSSISGGTDIVSCFALGAPVLPVYRGELQCPGLAMDVHFVDDQGNSRAGEKGELVCRNSFPSMPIGFWNDPEGERYHAAYFERFQGWWCHGDYGEQTEHGGVIIHGRADAVLNPGGVRIGTAEIYRQVEQIPEVLEAICVGQEWKDDVRVVLFVKLSEGIQLDKALVDRIRLSIRKNTTPRHVPAKVIAVEDIPRTISGKIVELAVRNIIHNEPVKNTDALANPKALELYKGIPELTVD, encoded by the coding sequence ATGGATCAACCACTCTGGGCACCCTCTGAAAAACGTGTTTCGCAAGCTAATCTCACCATGTTTCGTGAGGCTGTGAACAGAAAATACTCACAAAATCTTCAGGATTACTGGGATCTTCATCGTTGGAGTGTGGATCATAATGAACACTTTTGGGAGCATTTGGTCCAGCATGATGAGGTTCAATTCTCCCGGAAGGCGGACGCCGTGCTTGCGAACTCCGATGCAATGCCAGGTGCAAAATGGTTCCCGGGATCAAAACTGAATTTTGCGGAAAATTTGCTCAGACGACGTGACAATCACCCTGCCCTGATTTTTTGTGGTGAAAATGGAGAGCGCCGTGAACTGAGCTACGCCGCTCTCTATGAATCCGTTAGCCAGCTTGCCCAGGGCCTTAAAAATAGAGGAATAGAAAAAGGCGATCGAGTGGCTGGGTTTATGCCCAACTGCATGGAAACGGTCATTGCAATGTTAGCAACAACCAGCCTCGGCGCCGTGTGGTCCTCCTGTTCTCCGGATTTTGGCATCAATGGAGTGATCGATCGCTTTGGTCAAATTGAGCCCAAAATCCTATTCACCACCGACGGGTATTACTATAACGGTAAGACTCTGGATAGCCTGGCGAAGGTCGCGCAAATCGAATCACTGATTGGTTCTATTGACGCCGTTATTGTGGTTCCTTTTGTCTCTTCAACACCGGATCTTTCGGTGCTGAACAAGGGGGTTGGTTGGGGGCAGGAGCTGGTCAATGAAGCACCATCACTTGAGTTTGAACCTCTCGCATTCGATGATCCTTTATATATCATGTACTCATCCGGAACCACTGGAGTGCCCAAATGCATCGTTCATGGCGTCGGTGGCACGCTTTTACAACACCGTAAAGAGCATCTCCTGCATGTGGATTTGAAGCCGGATGATGTGCTGTTTTATTACACCACCTGCGGCTGGATGATGTGGAATTGGCTGGTTAGCGGTTTGGCCAGCGGTGCGACCCTGGTGCTCTATGATGGATCCCCGTTTTATCCGGAGCCGTGTTCCTTGATGGATATGGCCGAGCGAGAAAAGATCAGTATTTTTGGCACCAGTGCCAAGTACATTGCAGCGTTGGAAAAAGCAGGCGTAAGCCCAATCCAAACCCATCAGCTACCCGCATTAAGAGCCATATTATCTACCGGCTCTCCCCTTTCCCACGAAAGCTTCGACTATGTTTATCGCGATATCAAACAGGATCTGTGCCTGAGTTCAATATCCGGAGGGACTGACATTGTCTCTTGTTTTGCTTTGGGTGCTCCTGTGCTACCCGTGTACCGGGGCGAGCTTCAATGCCCCGGATTAGCGATGGATGTTCATTTTGTAGATGATCAGGGAAATAGCCGTGCCGGAGAAAAAGGTGAGCTCGTTTGTCGCAATAGCTTCCCTTCAATGCCCATCGGCTTTTGGAATGATCCTGAGGGAGAACGATATCACGCCGCTTACTTTGAGCGTTTTCAAGGTTGGTGGTGTCATGGCGATTATGGTGAACAAACCGAACATGGTGGGGTGATTATCCATGGTCGAGCTGATGCCGTCTTAAATCCTGGTGGTGTGCGTATTGGTACTGCGGAAATCTACCGACAAGTTGAGCAAATCCCTGAAGTGCTGGAGGCGATTTGTGTAGGCCAGGAGTGGAAAGATGATGTGCGAGTCGTGCTGTTTGTAAAACTGTCCGAAGGCATCCAGCTGGATAAGGCACTGGTCGATCGAATCCGTCTTTCAATCCGGAAAAATACAACACCTCGTCATGTTCCCGCCAAAGTGATTGCTGTCGAGGATATTCCACGCACTATCAGCGGAAAAATAGTCGAGCTTGCAGTACGGAACATCATACATAACGAGCCGGTTAAGAATACGGATGCTTTGGCGAACCCGAAAGCGTTGGAGCTTTACAAGGGCATTCCAGAATTAACCGTCGACTAA